A genome region from Pristis pectinata isolate sPriPec2 chromosome 4, sPriPec2.1.pri, whole genome shotgun sequence includes the following:
- the LOC127569177 gene encoding RYamide receptor-like yields MTIGVDRYYAVCHPLKSRMGRSRSKILIAVIWMVSFSIASVQLLVSRVKYMNLESEPEMICFETGWPSNTYRKVYTLFLLIFTYMLPLLILTITYWNVGMRLWGRRPPGNMDKNREAQQDKSKRKVIKMLFIIVAVFALCWLPFHIFSVTYEFNPAVLPNDPMDITALYFFSHYLAMSHSFWNPLIYGFYNDNFRADLQRLCVRFNPSRCCPHMYGDNLSTYSDSDIFRKENTISVRLSSMESCRSLVSKKQPIVTTSRSVQIHATSVM; encoded by the exons ATGACCATTGGTGTTGACCGTTATTATGCTGTTTGCCATCCCCTGAAGTCTCGCATGGGTCGTTCCCGAAGTAAGATATTAATCGCTGTGATTTGGATGGTGTCTTTCAGCATTGCATCTGTGCAGTTACTTGTATCAAGG GTTAAGTACATGAACCTGGAAAGTGAACCTGAAATGATCTGTTTCGAAACTGGTTGGCCCAGCAATACTTACCGGAAGGTCTACACACTCTTCCTGCTAATTTTCACTTACATGTTACCCTTACTCATCCTCACCATAACTTACTGGAATGTGGGTATGAGGCTATGGGGTCGGAGACCACCTGGAAACATGGACAAAAACAGAGAAGCTCAGCAAGACAAATCAAAACGGAAG GTAATCAAGATGCTGTTTATCATAGTGGCTGTTTTTGCTCTTTGCTGGCTACCATTTCATATCTTCAGTGTTACATACGAGTTCAATCCAGCTGTGCTGCCAAATGATCCCATGGACATCACTGCCCTTTACTTCTTCTCCCACTACCTGGCCATGTCACATAGTTTCTGGAACCCACTCATTTATGGATTCTACAATGATAATTTCAGG GCTGACCTGCAAAGATTGTGCGTTCGTTTCAATCCATCCAGGTGCTGCCCTCACATGTATGGAGATAACCTTTCAACCTACAGCGACTCCGACATCTTTAGGAAAGAGAACACCATAAGTGTACGTCTGAGCTCAATGGAAAGTTGTAGATCCCTGGTCTCCAAGAAACAACCCATTGTTACCACTTCTCGATCAGTCCAAATTCATG CTACTTCTGTGATGTAA